The Bacteroides ovatus genomic interval TTCTTGCGAACCGACGCATCGCGGCCGATAACGCCGCATACCGTAACATTACATTTAATCATCTGTTTTTTGTCTTTAATGATACATGGATCATCCGACAAGTGATACATGGGTTGATTGATGTTGAACTGTTGGAGGGTACGGTCAGTCAGGCGCACGTATCATCGCCCAGACCATCCATCCGGCGATGGCTAATTGCACGCCCACGACAACGAGCGTCCCGATCCACCCCAACAGCAGGTAGCAGAACCGGACGTGCAACGCAAGGATGGAGACTCCCGCCAGACATTTGCATAGCTGTATCATCACGCATTTTACCATATCGCCATGCCTTTATCTTCGCAGGTTTTCCGTCTGTCCCTGTTGCCGGGACATCTCTTGCTCGAAATTCTGTGAGGCCGCTTCCGACAGGATAACCGTATTCAGCATACCGGTTACACGCATCCGTTTGGTCTCTTCCGTGAGTGTGCCGTTGTTCAACGTGGCAGACAACCGGTTCAGCTCGGAAGCGGTCAGCTCCCGCGAGACACGCAGTTCCCCATTGTCCGCTTTCAGAATGGCCTTGCCGTTCTCGCCGATAGTCAGGTCGCAGTTCTTCATATTCGGCAACAACGGCTTCAGGTCGATGGTACGAAGATCCATCGCGGTGGATATCATCGCCTTCTGTTCCTCTTCGTTCCGGTTGTCAATCTGTGTGGCCAGCAGCATCAGGGAGGCGAAAGCGGTCATCGCCATCTCCACAATCGGGTCGTTGCATCCCGACATTCCCACACCGCTATCCTCCGACGAAAGGAGTTTTTTCATCCATCCGTCGGGCGAAAGGTTCTTTTCAGGCACGGTATCTTCCGCCGCCTTGTATTTGGCGAGCAGGTCATTCCCGTTGTGCAGCATTTGCAATTTGATATGTCCTTTCTGTGCGATTTCAGCCAGATACGCCGCAGGGTCTATATCCCGTTTCGTCCCGTCGGCATAGATATTCTTCACACCGAAATGCAGATGTTCCCCGGTCGTCCGTGTTCCCGTATTGCCCGATGTGCCGAGCCGTCCGCCGGCCTGTACCGTATCGCCGACCTTGACGGAAATCTCCTTGAGGTGCATATAGGTACATTGTACCTTGCTGCCGTCCGTCCGGGCATATTCCACCGTCAGCGACTTGCCGCCGGGCGTATTCTTGTTCTGGTTTACCGCCACGACCTTGCCGCCGTTCTCCGTAGCCAGTACCGCATCGCCTTTGCAACGTATATCCACGCCCTTGTGCATCTGTTGCTTTGTGCCGTCCAACGGGTCTTGCCGTGTTCCGAACGGAGAGGTAATGAACAGAAATTCCTCCCGTTCCACCGGGAACGAATACCCCGTTCCATGTTCCGCACCTTCGGAGGTCTGGAGCGGATTGTGTTCTACCCCGAACTGCCTGCCTTGTGCCGCCATCTCCTGCATCACCTGCCTGTCATACTTCTGCAAGCCGTTCTGCTCAATGATTTTTTGCAGGTTCTCGGCATACTTGCCGCCTGTGGCGTAACCGGCTTTCTCAATGCTTTGTGCCCAGCCCTTGTAATCGTCCGGGGAGAGTTTGAAGCAACCGGCATAGCGGCTGTTCTCCTTCAAAAAGCGGGAGTGATGCTCGTATGAATCACCCACGCTGTCATAGCTGCAGAACTTTTCATTCGGCTTATCATCGGTGTAGATTCCGTATTTGCCGCCTCCGGCAATCCACGAGGGTGTCGCCTTGATGCCGAAATGGTTGTTCTCGTTCCTCGCCAGACGGCTCTGTCCGTTGCTGCTTTCCAGTATGCCTTGCGCCAATGTGACGGAAGCCGGAATGCCATACCTGCGCATCTGTGCCATCGCATAATCCGCGTATTGCAGTGCATATTCCTGATTCTTGCTCATAATCGTCACTCCTTATCTATGAATACCCCTATGTGTTTCCTGCTCGTCCTGCCGTTTATCCTGTAGCTCTATCTCACTGATGGCGACACGCTCACCGGCACGGACAAGTTTGGGCAGATAGCTGTCCAGTTGCGTCCTTGGGAACTCTGCGAAAGTCGAAAATCCATGTTCCGGATATTCCTTGACCGTAATTCCCAGTATTTTTGCTCCCTTTGCCGCATCCTCATTATAAAGCCGGTACACTTCTCCTGCACGAATCAGATACAGGGCGTCGGGATGCTTTTCCTTGAGGTTGTCCCAAAACTGCCGTTTCGGAGACATATTTTCATCATTCGTCTCTTCCGACCGATTTTCCGGCACCGTCTCATTCTGTTGCCGTACCTGCTCTTCCGCTTTCTGTTCCCCGACGGATTGTCCCTTTTGCAGCACATCGGCAAACAGCGTGGCCGCCAAATGCCGCTTGTAGCCGTCCCGGTCTTCCGCCACCCACATCCGTTGCCACTGCTGTGGAGTGACGCTGCGGGGCTGCAGCTTTTGTCCGTCGATGGTTGCCACACACTGGATTCCATCCTGCCTGGTCTTGAAGATGGCAACACGCTGAATACGGTTCAGGTCAATCTCCGGCGTATCGCTGCCGAACAAATCCACTTTCAGGTCGGGCTTGACCTCCGCCAGTGCATAATACTTGTGCGCCAGCTCCATCCGTACCTTGTCGATGTTGTCCATCGCCTGCTTGAGCGTGGAGAAAAAACGGTTCACATCCTCCTTATCGGGATAGACGCTGTACCCCTCCTTGTTTTCCGGCTTGATATAGAGTGCCCAACGGTTCTTGTCGTCCTGAATCATCTGCACGGCATCGAACCCGACCTCATTCGCCCGTCTGACCGCCTCCGACACGTCCAGCGTGGAGAGCTTTTCCAACGTGTAGTTCCTTAACCGGGCCAGTGTCACCATTTTTTCATTGAAATAGCTGTCATCGGGTCTGTAGCCCAATGCACCGTCAGTATTATAGAAACGCACCTGCTCGATACCCTCTTTCTGCAATGCCCGTTCGATACGTCCCTTGTTCATGCCGGGAATCTCGTTGTTCGCCTCGGTCGAAGCTCCTGCCGGCAAAATGACATCTGCCGATTTTGCCTCCCGGTCTATGACGAGGACGATGCTTTTCGCCGCCTTGTCCGGGTGCTGGCGGATTTCATTCGCCACAAAGTAATGCTTGTGCATCTGTTCCTGCATGGTCGTGGTCTGCCGTCTGTTTCGCAGGGTGGCGTACTCAATTTTCTCGCCCCGTTCCGCTTTTCGGATAACATCAAGCGCATTGTTCACGTCGCTTTCGAGAGCGTCCATCATACACGGATTTTCCTTGAACTCCCGGCACCAGTAATCCACCGTCTTCAGGCTTGCATCGGACAGACGGGCGGGCAGTCCCAGTTCCAGCATTTTGATACCCGAAGCCAGTTCCACGACCAACCTTTCATATTTTACCGCATCCTCCGACGGGGCCACGCCGTTCTTCATGACCATGCCTTCACGGGCGAGCCGC includes:
- a CDS encoding glucosaminidase domain-containing protein, which translates into the protein MSKNQEYALQYADYAMAQMRRYGIPASVTLAQGILESSNGQSRLARNENNHFGIKATPSWIAGGGKYGIYTDDKPNEKFCSYDSVGDSYEHHSRFLKENSRYAGCFKLSPDDYKGWAQSIEKAGYATGGKYAENLQKIIEQNGLQKYDRQVMQEMAAQGRQFGVEHNPLQTSEGAEHGTGYSFPVEREEFLFITSPFGTRQDPLDGTKQQMHKGVDIRCKGDAVLATENGGKVVAVNQNKNTPGGKSLTVEYARTDGSKVQCTYMHLKEISVKVGDTVQAGGRLGTSGNTGTRTTGEHLHFGVKNIYADGTKRDIDPAAYLAEIAQKGHIKLQMLHNGNDLLAKYKAAEDTVPEKNLSPDGWMKKLLSSEDSGVGMSGCNDPIVEMAMTAFASLMLLATQIDNRNEEEQKAMISTAMDLRTIDLKPLLPNMKNCDLTIGENGKAILKADNGELRVSRELTASELNRLSATLNNGTLTEETKRMRVTGMLNTVILSEAASQNFEQEMSRQQGQTENLRR
- a CDS encoding zincin-like metallopeptidase domain-containing protein; translated protein: MKEKSQIEKKAEARQAELLSAALSGASNAGGHWLNVSGKGFPRLYPQGVSASPFNALFMALHSDNNGCKTNLFTLYSETKVRGAAVREHEQGVPFLFYNWNKYVNRNNPDETIDRTAYLQLDEEHKAQFKGVHNREIRTLFNIDQTTLPYVDKPAYEDAVKQDGSVQERGYTEADNRRLRTRFNDFLLKMRDNLVPVRSDGSGVPHYETDKDAVYMPRQKDFEHYHDYMQEALRQIVSATGHQQRLAREGMVMKNGVAPSEDAVKYERLVVELASGIKMLELGLPARLSDASLKTVDYWCREFKENPCMMDALESDVNNALDVIRKAERGEKIEYATLRNRRQTTTMQEQMHKHYFVANEIRQHPDKAAKSIVLVIDREAKSADVILPAGASTEANNEIPGMNKGRIERALQKEGIEQVRFYNTDGALGYRPDDSYFNEKMVTLARLRNYTLEKLSTLDVSEAVRRANEVGFDAVQMIQDDKNRWALYIKPENKEGYSVYPDKEDVNRFFSTLKQAMDNIDKVRMELAHKYYALAEVKPDLKVDLFGSDTPEIDLNRIQRVAIFKTRQDGIQCVATIDGQKLQPRSVTPQQWQRMWVAEDRDGYKRHLAATLFADVLQKGQSVGEQKAEEQVRQQNETVPENRSEETNDENMSPKRQFWDNLKEKHPDALYLIRAGEVYRLYNEDAAKGAKILGITVKEYPEHGFSTFAEFPRTQLDSYLPKLVRAGERVAISEIELQDKRQDEQETHRGIHR